Proteins encoded together in one Vigna angularis cultivar LongXiaoDou No.4 chromosome 5, ASM1680809v1, whole genome shotgun sequence window:
- the LOC128196570 gene encoding uncharacterized protein LOC128196570, translated as MGPREEEKGFSDPSPIIRGAHGRLGCKKGNGRKAQSLGFLQLLWRAKRFPSLCRSNTFLILEKHFFSLSDQPRTFSQEVISSSPAARFRCGGDGQHGGERRRFAVRREDDGGWRGANGRSFVNAVVARKPAATARRSSEVEDGGGFRVVMTAAVRRKGGWCRERRG; from the coding sequence ATGGGCCcaagagaggaagaaaagggTTTTTCTGATCCAAGCCCAATTATAAGGGGTGCACATGGAAGATTGGGGTGTAAGAAAGGAAATGGACGCAAGGCCCAAAGCCTTGGCTTTCTTCAATTGTTGTGGCGGGCCAAGCGCTTTCCTTCTCTTTGCCGGTCCAACACCTTTCTCATTCTGGAGAAACATTTCTTCTCACTCTCAGATCAGCCAAGGACATTTTCTCAAGAAGTCATTTCTTCATCTCCGGCGGCTAGGTTCAGATGTGGTGGTGATGGTCAACATGGTGGCGAGCGACGACGGTTCGCGGTGAGGAGAGAAGACGATGGAGGTTGGCGCGGTGCCAACGGCAGGAGTTTCGTCAATGCGGTTGTGGCGAGGAAGCCGGCAGCGACGGCGCGACGCAGCAGCGAAGTTGAAGATGGTGGCGGCTTTAGAGTGGTGATGACAGCGGCGGTTCGGCGCAAAGGTGGCTGGTGCCGCGAGCGGCGAGGCTGA